The stretch of DNA AACTATGTACCAATTCCCTGTAATTTCAAACGTCGGGATCAGCAATCGGTCGGTCAGCGCTGGCAGCGGGGGCAGTAGACCGTGGAACGCTGGCCGAGGCGGATTTCCTTCAACGGCGTGTCGCAGTGGCGGCAGGGCTCGCCGCCGCGCCCGTAGACGTTGAGAGACTGGGCAAAGTAGCCCGGTTTGCCATCGCTGTTGATGAAGTCGCGCAGGGTGGTGCCGCCCATGAGGATGGCGGCGGTGAGGATCTCCCGGATGGCTTCCACCAGGCGCATCATGCGCGCCTTGCCCACCTTGCCGGCGGGGCGCTTGGGGTGGATGCCGGCCATGTACAGGGCTTCGTTGGCGTAGATGTTGCCCACGCCGACGACGATTCGGCTGTCCATGATGAACGTCTTGATCGCCGTGCTGCGGCCGCGGGACTGGCGGTAGAGCTGATGGCCGGTAAAGGCCACCGGGTCCAGGGGCTCCGGGCCCAGGTGGCTGATCAGCGGGTGGGCGTCCGGGTCGTCGCTCCACAACCAGGCGCCGAAGCGCCGCGGGTCGTTGTAAAGCAGCCGGTGATTGTCGCCCAGGTCCAGCTCCACGTGGTCGTGGGTCAGTCGCGGACTGCCGTCGGTGACGATGCGCAGACTGCCGGACATGCCCAGGTGGATCATCAGCGTGCCACTGTCGAAGCGCACCAGCAGGTATTTGGCGCGGCGGTCGACCTCTCGCGCCAACTGGCCGGTGAGGCGCTGGGCCAGGTCGTCGGGGATCGGCCAGCGCAGGCGCGGTTCGTGCACCTGGACCGAGCGGATGGTGCGCTGCTCCAGGAACGGGGCGATGCCGCGACGGGTGGTTTCGACTTCGGGGAGTTCGGGCACGGGAATATCCTTGCGGGACCGGTCAGCTGAGGGCGGATTGTCGCCCACCCGGCGCCAATGTCAATGCGGCGCATCCGCCACAATTCGTTACCGGGGCACACAATCGGCAATCGCCGGCAACGCGCCGGTGCAGGCGGTCACAGAAGCAATCTGTTTCCTATTCGACCCTTGTTGTAGCTTACAGGTGTCAGCTAGACTGCGAACAGTTCAGGGGCTCATCCAATCAACGACAATGACCGGAAGCCACTGAGAACGTCAGGTTCCCACGGCGGGGAGATAAGGATCGTCTTTTCGCGCTCGCTATTTCTCTGAGGACATTACCTATGTGGTACAACGGTCTCCTGGACCTTTCGGCCTGGCAGCTGGTGCTGGTCGTTCTGGCCATGACCCACGTGACCATTGTCAGCGTCACCCTGTATCTGCACCGCCATTCCGCGCACAACTCGCTGGATCTGCACCCCGTGCTGTCGCATTTCTTCCGTTTCTGGCTGTGGTTGACCACCGCCCAGAATACCAAGGAATGGACCGCCATCCATCGCAAGCACCACGCCACCTGCGAGACCGAAGAGGATCCGCACAGTCCGGTGGTCAAAGGCCTGAAGAAGGTGCTGTCCGAGGGCGCCGAGCTCTACCGGGATGCGGCCACGCCGGAGACCCTGGAGCGCTACGGTCAGCGCACGCCGGAAGACTGGGTCGAGCGAAACGTCTACTCGCGCCACCGCATGTCGGGCATTGCGCTGATGGCCGTGCTCAATCTGGCGCTGTTCGGCGTGAATGGCATCTGGATCTGGGCGGTCCAGATGATGTGGATCCCGTTCTGGGCGGCCGGCGTGATCAACGGCATCGGTCACTATTTCGGCTACCGCAATTTCGAGTGTGCGGACAACGCCCGCAACATCAGCCCCTGGGGCCTGATCGTCGGCGGCGAGGAACTGCACAACAACCACCACACCTATCCCAATTCCGCCAAGCTGTCGCGGCGCTGGTACGAAGTGGACATCGGCTGGGGATACATCCGCCTGTTCCAGTTCTTCAAACTGGCCAAGCCCAAGGGCTACCGACCCATCGCGCACCGGGTGCCGGGCAAGCTGGATATGGATGTGGAAACCGTCCAGGCGATCGCCAACAACCGTTTCGACATCATGCGCCAGTACCGCAAGCGCGTGCTGGAGCCGGTGCTGCGTCAGCAGAAGACGGTGATGGAAGAGGACATCAAGCCGCTGTATCGGCGGGCGCGCAAACTGCTGTCACGGGAAGTGACCCTGATCCAGCCGCGCGACCAGAAACAGCTGGATTCCCTGCTGGAGCGCAACGCGGTACTGCGCCAGATCTACGACAAGAGCCACGAGCTGCAGGCCCTGTGGCGTCGCCGCGGCGTCAAGCCGCAGGACAAGCTGCACGCCCTGGCTCAATGGTGTCGTGAGGCGGAGGAGAGCGGCATCCGTTATCTCGAGGATTTCGCCGCGCACCTCAAGTCCTACGCCCTGCGTCCGGCCTAAGTCCGGGCGCGAGCACCCGGCGCGGGATCCCTGTGCCGGGCGTCACTTTCGCGTCACGGCACGCTTTCCATTCGGCTTTCTATTCGATGCGATACAGCCGGCAGCACACCTGACCGGCGGTTTTCTCGCGGTGCAGCGACCAGTGGGCCGGCACGCCCACGCCCGCCAGTTCCTTCTCGTGCTCCAGGTAGATCCAACTGCCCGGGCCCACCCAGCCGTTCTCATCAATCAGGGGCAGCAGGCGGCTGAGCCAGTCCTGGCGGAAGGGGGCATCCATCATCAGGATGTCCATCGGCGCCTCGGGGGCGCGCGCCAGGAACGCCGCCACATCCTCGCAGGCCACCTGGCCGGAGCGGCTTTTCAGCACGCCCAGGTTGTTGCGCAGGGCGTCTGTCAGGGCGCGGGTATGATCGACGAAGGTGACGTCGGCGGCGCCCCGCGACAGGGCCTCCAACCCCAGCACGCCGCTGCCGGCGAACAGGTCCAGGCAGCGGGCCCCGGGCACCACCGGCATCAACCAGTTGAACAGGGTTTCGCGCACCCGGGACGGAGTCGGACGCACCCCACCCATGGCGGGAAACGTCAGTCGCCGGCTGCGCCATTCGCCACCGATGATGCGGAGTTCGCCGGTCTCGACCGGTGCAGGGCGGCCACCGCGGCGGGCAGAGCCGGATTTTTGGGACGTTTTGCGAGGCATGGATTGGCCCGGTTAGCGATGTCTTGAATGACGCGGGCCGTCGCCCGGCGCGGCCCGAATGAAGCGCAGTGTACCCAAAAGCGGCGCCGGTTTGGACGATCCTTGGCCAGGCCGCTAGAATACGCCGTTCTGATGGCGTGCGCCGCCCATCGGCGCCGCCCCTTCGATGTCTCACCTTCTTGACCGACGGAACTGCAATATGATGGCAGAGTGGATTATGACGGGCCTGCTGGCCCTGCTGGTTCTTGTGTTTGTGGCGGAGCTTGTGGGCAAGCGTCGGAACCTCCCGCGCCCCAAGGCCGTTCCCCAGCGCAAACCGGAAGCCCAGCCCGGTGCCGAGCCTGTCGAGGCGGAGCCATCGCAGGACGCCAAAGCCCCGGTTGAGACCAAAGAGCCGCCCGTCGCCGAATCCCCGGCAGCGGCGGAACCCGAACCGGACGTTGAAACCAGGCCTGAAGCGGCTCCCGAGCCCGTCGAGGAGCCCGAGCCGGAAACCCAGGCCAGCGTGTTCCAGCGCATCAGGCAGGGCCTCGGTAAGACTCGTGCCAATCTGGGGTCCGGCCTGGCGGACCTGTTCTCGGCGGGCAAATCGGTGGACGAGGATCTGCTGGAAGAGATCGAGACCACCCTGCTGACCGCTGACGTGGGCATCACTGCCACCACCGAGATCATCGATTCGCTGACCGAAAAGCTCGAGCGCAAGCAGCTCAAGGACGGCGACGCGGTGCGCAAGGCGCTGAAGGACGAGCTGCGCGGCCTGCTGGCGGACAGCACCCAGCCGCTGACCATCGACGGCAGCAAGAAGCCCTACGTGATCCTCGTTGTCGGCGTCAACGGCGTGGGCAAGACCACCACCATCGGCAAGATGGCGCGCAAGTTCAAGGCTGAGGGCAAGTCGGTCATGCTGGCTGCCGGCGACACCTTCCGGGCGGCTGCAGTGGAACAGCTGCAGGTCTGGGGCGAACGTAACGATGTACCGGTCGTCGCCCAGCACACCGGGGCCGACAGCGCGTCGGTGATCTTCGACGCCGTGCAGTCGGCCCAGTCCCGCGGCACCGACGTGGTGATCGCCGACACCGCCGGGCGCCTGCAGAACAAGGACAACCTCATGAGCGAGCTGGAGAAGGTGGTTCGCGTCATGAAGAAGCTGGACGTCGAGACCCCGCACGAGGTGATGCTGGTACTGGATGCCGGAACCGGTCAGAATGCCCTCAGTCAGGCGCAGGTCTTCCAGCAGGCAGTCGGCGTGACCGGCGTGACCCTGACCAAGCTGGATGGTACGGCCAAGGGCGGCATCATCTTTGCGGTGGCCCGTCAGCTCAAGCTGCCGATCCGTTATATCGGCGTCGGCGAGCAGGCCGAGGATCTGCGTCCGTTTGAAGCCGAAGCCTTCGTCGAAGCCCTGTTCGACGAATAGGGCCCGCGCGGGAATTTGCCAGACAGGACGGACAGCCGTTGATCCAGTTTGAGAAAGTCAGCAAGCGCTATGAAGGGGGCCACACGGCCCTGCAAGGCGTCAGCTTTGAGATGGCCCGGGGCGAACTGGCGTTTCTCACCGGCCACTCCGGCGCCGGCAAGAGTACCCTGCTCAAGCTCATCACCCTGATGGAGCGGCCCAGCGCCGGCCACGTGATCGTCGGTGGCCAGCGTCTGAACGAACTGCCGCGCCGTCAGGTGCCCTTCGTGCGTCGCCATATCGGCGTTGTCTTCCAGAATCACCAGCTCCTGTTCGACCGTTCCGTGTTCGACAACGTTGCCATGCCGCTGGAAGTCACCGGCGTGCCGCACCGGGAGATCGGTCGTCGCGTGCGGGCGGCGCTGGACAAGGTGGGCCTGCTCAACAAGGAAAAGATGAACCCGATCCAGCTCTCCGGCGGGGAACAGCAGCGCGTGGGCATCGCCCGGGCCGTGGTCAACAAGCCGCCGCTGCTGCTGGCGGACGAGCCCACCGGTAACCTGGACCCGGAGCTGTCGGCGGACATCATGCACCTGTTCGAACAGTTCAGTCAGGTAGGCGTCACCGTGCTGATCGCCAGTCACGACATTGCCCTGATTCGCCATATGGGCCGCCGCGTGCTGACCCTGCGTCAGGGGGAGCTGAACGTCGGCGACCGCATGCCGTCCGAAGAGGTGCTGTATGGCGTCTGAACGTCGCAACCGCGGTGCCGCCGCCAGCCGGTCGCCCTGGCGTGAGCTGCTGGAAAGCTACGTCCTGCACCATCGCAAGACCGCCCGCGACAGCGCCCAGCGTCTGGTCCAGTCCCCCGTGGCCAGCGCGATGACCTGGCTGGTCATGGGCATTGCCCTGGCCCTGCCGGTGGGGCTCCTGCTGTTGCTGAGCAGCCTGCAGGGCGTCAGCGCCGGCTGGGAAAGCACCGCGCGGGTAACGGTCTATCTCGAGCAGTCCGCCACGCTGGAAGACCTGGACCGGCTGCGCGTCCGCGTGGCCAGCCGGGCGGACGTCACCGACGTCAGTGAAATCACCCGGGACGACGCCCTGGCCGAGTTTCGCGCCTCGTCCGGGCTGGCCGACGCCCTGGATTACCTGGACGAGAACCCCCTGCCGCACACCCTGCTGCTCACGCCCAGCGAAGGCATTCGCAACGAGGCCGGCATGGAACAGTTGATGGCGGCGCTCCAGAAGCTGGATAACGTCGCCCGGGTGCAGGTGGATCTGGGCTGGCTGCAGCGGCTCAATACGCTGACCGACCTGCTGGGGCGGGGCGTCTGGGCGCTGGGGCTGCTGCTCGCCGCGGCAGTGATCCTGGTGATCGGCAATACCATTCGTCTGGCCATCGAGAACCGCCGGGACGAGATTCTGGTGGCCAAGCTGGTCGGTGGCACCGACGCCTTTGTGCGTCGCCCCTTTCTCTATACGGGGATCTGGTATGGCCTGGGCGGCGGCATCATCGCTTTCATCCTGCTGCAGCTGACCCTTTGGTGGCTCAGCGGCCCGGTCCAGCGCCTGGCCAGCCTCTACCGCAGCGAATTTGAACTGTCCGGCCTGTCGTGGGACGGTACCCTGACGCTGCTGGTGGTGTCGGTCCTGCTGGGGTGGCTGGGGGCCTGGCTGGCGGTGAAGCGTCATCTGGATGCCATAGAACCCAGTCAGATTGAAGCAAGTCGTTGAGGCGTCGTTCAGAGGGGGCCGGTGATCCATCCGTTTCGGGTTCACCGTATGGCGTCTTCACCGTTCAATGGTAGACATTAGAGAGAAGGGAAGCCGTCAAACGCGCTTTTATTTTGTAACCGACAGCGTTTGATTTTGGGCTAACCTACTGAATTCAAAAGTTTCATCATGCGTTGATTGGAACTTTGCGGCGGCTTGGCGATCAAAACATTGATTGCTATATTAATGGGTCGCCACGTTGCGGAGGAAAAGCATGGGTACAAGCTTACAGCTGACAGATCGAATGGTTCCGGGTGCCAATCTTGAGGCCTACATTCAGGCCGCAGGCCGCATCCCGATGCTGTCCGCCGCAGAGGAAAAGGAACTGGCCGAGCGCCTGCACCAGGAAAACGACCTGGAAGCGGCCCGTCGCCTGGTCATGTCTCATCTGCGCTTTGTGGTTCACATTGCCCGCAGTTATTCCGGTTACGGGCTGGCCCAGTCCGACCTGATTCAGGAAGGTAACGTTGGCCTGATGAAGGCGGTCAAGCGCTTCAACCCGGAGTATGGCGTTCGCCTGGTGTCTTTTGCCGTGCACTGGATCAAGGCCGAGATTCACGAGTTCATCCTGCGCAACTGGCGCATCGTGAAAGTGGCCACCACCAAGGCGCAACGCAAGCTGTTCTTCAACCTGCGTAGCCAGAAGAAGCGTTTGGCGTGGTTGAATCAGGACGAACTCAAGGCAGTGGCCGCCGATCTGGGCGTCGAGCCCAAGGTGGTTCGCGAGATGGAAGGTCGTCTGGCCTCCCAGGACACGGCGTTCGATGGTCCGATGGACGATGACGACGACCACGCCTACCAGGCACCGGCCTATTATCTGGAGGATCGCCGCGGTGATCCGGCCCAGCAGCTGGAGCAGTCCGACTGGACCGAGGACTCCAACACGCGCCTGATGAACGCGCTGACCGGTCTGGACGAGCGCAGCCAGGATATCCTGCGCGAACGCTGGCTGACCGAGAGCAAGTCCACACTGCACGAGCTGGCGGACAAGTACGGCGTATCGGCTGAGCGGATTCGCCAGCTCGAAAAGAACGCCATGAAGAAGATCCGCATGCAGATGGGCGAGCCCGAGCCCGCCTGATCCGGCATTCCTGTCCGCGGTTGATCGAAACGCCACTGCCCGAAAGGTCAGTGGCGTTTTTGTTTTCCGGCTCCGGCAGGGGCGGCCGACTCCACAGCATGGTCCGGAATCCGCTATGATCCCGGTTATCCACTCGATCCGTGACGGCAAGATGTTATGAATCAACCGCATATCGCCTTTCTGGGGGTTGGCCTGATGGGGGCTCCGATGGTGGAGAACCTGCTGCAGGCCGGCTTCCCCATGACCCTGTGGAACCGCACCGCGAGCAAGTGCGAGCCGTTTGCCGCGCGCGCCGAGGTGGCGTCGACAGCGGCGAGCGCCGTGGCCGATGCCGACGTGGTGATCACCATGCTGGAGAATGGCCCGGCGGTGGACGCCGTGCTGGTGGAGCAGGGCGTGATCGACGCGCTGCGGCCGGATGCGGTCGTGATCGATATGAGCTCCGTACCGCCCTCACTGGCCCGCGAGCACGCGGCCCGTTGCGCAGCTGCCGGCGCCGGATACCTGGATGCTCCCGTCTCCGGTGGCACCGTCGGGGCCGAATCCGCCGCGCTCAGCATTATGGCGGGGGGCGAAGGCGCAGTGCTCGAGCGCGTCCGTGAGGTACTGGAGAGTCTGGGCAAGGTGACCCACATCGGCCCGGCCGGCAGCGGCCAACTGGCCAAGCTCGCCAACCAGGCCATCGTCGGCATCACCATCGGCGCCGTGTCCGAGGCCCTGCTTCTGGCGGCCCGGGGCGGCGCCGACCCTGCAGCCGTGCGCGAGGCGCTGATGGGCGGGTTTGCCGGCAGCCGCATCCTGGAGCTGCATGGCCAGCGCATGATCGATCGCCGGTTCGAACCCGGTGCGCCGTCCCGGATCCAGCTCAAGGACATGCGCATGATCCTCGATGAGGCCCGCGCCGAGGGGCTGACGCTGCCCCTGGCTCAGCGCACCCACGACGAGTACCAGGCGCTGCTGGCCAACGGCCAGGGAGAAGCGGACCACAGCGGCCTGCTGCTGGCCCTGGAACACCTCAACGGCGTCCGGATGACCGCCGCCGACCTGCCGCCGCGGGCCCAGGCCAACCGGGAGTAACATCATGCCGCGCTTTGCCGCCAACCTGACCATGCTGTACCCCGAGCACCCGTTCCTGGATCGTTTTGCCGCGGCTGCGGCGAATGGCTTCACGGGCGTTGAATACCTGTTTCCCTATCCCTGGCCGGCTGCCGAATTGCGCCAGCGACTCGACGACCACGGCCTGACCCAGGTGCTGTTCAACCTGCCGCCCGGGGACTGGGATGGCGGCGAACGCGGCATCGCCTGCCTGCCGGACCGGATCAACGAATTCCGCGAGGGCGTGGACCAGGCCCTTGAGTACGCCCGAGCCCTGGAGTGCCAACAGCTCAATTGCCTCGCGGGCATCCGACCCGACGGCCTGGCCGGCGACAAAGCCCGCCAGACGCTTGTGGACAACCTGCGCTGGGCGGCGCAGCGGCTGGCTCCGGACGGCATCACGCTGCTGGCGGAGGCGATCAACTCGACCGTGGACATGCCGGGATTCTTCCTCGACACGGCCGGGAAAACCCTGGCGGTGCTGGCGGAAACCGGCGAGCCCAACGTCGCTTTGCAGTATGATCTGTATCATATGCAGATCATGTCCGGGGATCTGGTGCGTTCGCTGCGTCAGTATTTACCGCAGGTGGGCCATGTCCAGTTCGCTGACAATCCCGGACGCCACGAACCGGGCACCGGGGAAATCAACTTTGATTTTATTTTCAAAGCATTGGACGAAATGGGGTACAGTGGCTGGGTGAGCGCCGAATACCACCCCAGCCGGGACACCCCGGACACCTTGGGGTGGCTGAGAGCGTCGCCATGAGCTGACCGTCGCCAATTGCGACACCCTCTTACAAGATGTTAACTGGCTGTTTAATGTAGCGGTTCGTACTCTGTAGCCAATCCATTCACGCATAGCGGGAGGCCTGACCGGTGAGAGCGCTGGTAATTGAAGACGATCACGATGTAGCAACCTATCTGGTCAAGGGACTCAAGGAGTCCGACTTCGTTGTCGATCACGCCGCCGATGGCAAGGATGGACTCATGCTGGCGGCCAGCGAAGATTACGACATCATGATCGTCGATCGCATGCTGCCGGGAATGGACGGTCTGAACATCATCAAGACCGTGCGGGCCACCGGAAACAGCGTGCCGGTGCTGATCCTCAGCGCCCTGGGCGACGTGGACGACCGCGTGGAAGGTCTGCGCGGCGGCGGCGACGATTACCTGACCAAGCCGTTCTCGTTCACCGAACTGCTGGCCCGGATCGACGCCCTGGTGCGTCGTAACCGCCAGTCGCCGGAAGCCGAGACGGTGCTGCGCGTGGCGGACCTGGAAATGGATCTGCTGGCGCGAACGGTCAAACGCTCCGGCCAGAACATCGACGTGCAGCCGCGGGAATTCCGGCTGCTGGAGTACCTGATGCGTAATGCGGGGCAGGTCGTCACCCGGACGATGCTGCTGGAGAAGGTGTGGGACTACCACTTCGATCCACAGACCAACGTGATCGATGTGCACATCAGCCGCCTGCGCGCAAAGATCGACAAGGAATTCGATACGCCGCTGCTGCAGACGGTTCGGGGCGCGGGATACATGTTGCGTGAAGATACTTAGTCAGCTTAAAACCTCCACGTTTCAGCTGGCACTGCTCTACATGGTGGTTTTTGCCACCTCGGTTTTCCTGTTGCTGGCGTTTATCTACTGGCGAACCGCCGGTTTCATGACCGAACAGACGGATGAAACCATCGAGGCGGAAATCGCCGGTCTGGCCGAGCAGTACCGGGGGCGTGGCATCAACGGCCTGATCACCATCATTCGCGAGCGGGTCTCCCGGGACCCGAACGCCAAGTCCCTCTATCTGCTGGCCACCGACGACTACCTCAAGCTGGCCGGCAACCTCAGTCACTGGCCGGAAGAAGCCCAGATCCAGAACGGCTGGATCAACTTCACGCTCGACGATGCCGTCGGCTGGGAAGGCTCCGAGCGCCTGGCCCGGGCGCGGGTGTTCGAGGTCCAGGGCGGCCTGCGCCTGCTGGTGGGCCGCGACGTCCAGGAGCTGACCACCCTCAAGCGCCTGATCGAGCGTGCCATCAACTGGGGCATGGGCATCACCCTGGCGCTGGCCCTGCTGGGCGGTTTCATGATGAGCCGCAGCACCACCAAGCGCATCGAAGTCATCAACGCCATTTCCCGGCGCATCATGAACGGCCATCTGTCCCTGCGGATCCCCACCCGCGGCACCAGCGACGATTTCGACCAGTTGGCCGAGAACCTCAACCAGATGCTCGACCGCATCGTCTACCTGATGGAAGGCATCCGCCACGTCTCCGACAGCATCGCCCACGATCTGCGCACGCCCCTGACGCGCCTGCGCAACCAGCTGGAGACCACGCTGCTGGCGGTGGACAACGACGAGGCCCGGGACCAGGCGGCCAAGGCCGTGACCGAGGCGGATCAGCTGCTCGCGACCTTCAACGCCCTGCTGCGCATTGCCCGTCTGGAAACCCGGGGCAACGCCGCCGACAAGACCGTGATCACTCTTGGTGAACTGGTGGCGGACGCCTGCGAGCTCTATGAAGCGGTGGCGGAAGACAAGGAGCAGACCTTCGAGCAGGCGATCCGCGAGGACGTGAAAATCGAGGGCGATCGCGACCTGCTGTTCCAGATGGTCTCCAACCTGATCGACAACGCCATCAAGTACACGCCGGAATCCGGGGACATCCGGGTGGCGGTGGATATTCAGGACGGCGATGCGGTGCTGGAAGTGGCGGACAGCGGTATCGGCATCCCCGACAGCGAGAAAGACAACGTCTTCCAGCGCTTTTACCGGGTCGGCAAGAGCCGATCATTGCCGGGCAACGGTTTGGGGCTGAGTCTGGTCAGTGCGGTTACCGAGATCCATCAGGGCCGTATCGAACTGAAGGACCGGCGCCCGGACGAGGAGGAATTTCCCGGCCTGTCCGTGAACGTTTTCCTGCCGCTGTATCGCCCCATCAAGCGCAAGGCGCTGCGGGCCCAGGAGCAGGCGGTGACGTCGGCGGACAGCGAGGAGAAAGAGCCGGAAGCCGCGTCGGCGCAGGACGACGACGCGCACCTGCGCCAGACGTAAGGGGCCTCTGATTGGCTCCTGTGTTTACGCCAGAATGTTATCAGGCCTGCGCCCGACCACGGACCCGTTTGATCAGGTGCTCGACGCGCCGGAACTGTGAGCCGTAGCGGGCCTGCAGGCTGTCCCATTCCCCTTCCAGATGCTTCTGCTCGGCCATGGCCAGGGCAATCAGGGTGTGGCGGTTCACCTTGCTGGTGACGCCGAAACGGTCGAGTTGGTAGCCCACCGCATCAAGTCCGTTCAGGGCTGTGTCCAAAAGCTTCTTGCTGTTCATTCAAGGCACCTCGTGTTCCCGTATGGGCTGAAAGCTGAGAATCCCATTATGTCGCAGGACTCTATGTTGGCCTACTAGAGTGCTCAACCTAAAACGCGCAAAAGTTCCCGAACGGCGCTTAACAAAGCGTAATTGCCCGGCCACTTGGGTGTAACCCCGGCTGTGTAAACTAGAAACTGTCGAGTAAGCAATACCGGACGCGGAACGCTCCGCTGACGGTATTGTTCCCTCCAGCACAGCGCTAGCCTTAACCCCGCCTTTTGCGGGGTTTTTTTATGTCCAGGGAAAAGGTTTGACGAGGTCGTTGCCGGCGGAGGCGCCATGCAGCCTGGCGGCAGCTCAAGAGCTGGTATTGCCAGAGATGGGAAGCCTTGCGGTGTAAGGCCTCTCAGTCACTCCGTATCCTGCACATACTCTATCGCCGTAATCACCCAGTAGGCCGTGCCGTTGGGCGTGTGCACCTCGGCCTCGTCGTCCACTTCCTTCTTGAGCAGGGCGCGGGCCATGGGCGTGTCGATGGAGATGTAGTCCTTGCGGTCGAAAATCTCGTCGTAGCCGACGATGCGGAAGCGGCGGGTGTCGCCATCCTCGCTTTCGACCGTAACCCAGGCGCCGAAGAACACGCGGCCTTCCTGTTCCGGGGCGTAGTCCACCACTTTCAGGTCCGACAGGGCCCGGCGCAGGTAGCGCACGCGCCGGTCGATCTCGCGCAGCAGTTTCTTGTTGTACTGGTAGTCGGCGTTCTCGCTGCGATCCCCCAGGCTGGCGGCCCACTGCACCTTGCGGGTGATCTCCGGGCGGTGTTCCCGCCACAGGTAGTCCAGTTCCTTCTGCAGGGCGTTGAAGCCCTCGCGGGTGATCAGTTTTGCGCGCATACCCTTTCGTATCCCGAGCGTTGTCGACCGGAGCCGTTGAAAACAGGCTCCAGTCTACCAGATCAGGCGCGGGCGCTTCCGGCGTCGGTGACCTCCAGGACCACCCGGTGGCCGCCGGGAGCCGGGTCGTTGCGATAGGTCCAGCCCAGGCGTTCGGTAAGCTGAGCGGTCAGTTGCAGCCCCAGACCGAAGCCCAGGTCGTCGTTGGCCTCCTCGTCACTGGCCTGGTGGTTGTCGATGTGCACGGTGTGCCCGTGCTGGCGGATGCTGACCTCGCCCGCCCAGGTGTGCTGGAAGGCGTTGCGGATCAGGTTGCCGATGACCACCCGGGCGGCCACGTCCGGCAGCGCCACCGTGGCCGGATCGGTCTGCACGTCCAGGGTCACGTCCTTGTCCCGCAGCAGGTAACGGTGCTCGCTGACCAGCTCCTGAATCAGGTGATCCAGGGCGACGCTGCGTGTCGGCAGGTTGTCCGGCTCCTCCCGGCTCAGCCACAGCAGGGTCTCGGTCAAATGCTTCATGGTCAGGCTGGCGCGGTCCACCCGGTCGATGATGGACGCCAGGATGCTGTCCGCCGCCGCGGCCTGCTCCGGCGGCAGCGAGCGAATCAGCTCGACGTTGTTGCGGATCACGCTGATCGGCGTGCGCAGCTCGTGACTGGTGTGGCGCAGGAAGCGATGCTCCCGCTCCAGGCTGTCTTCCAGGGATGACAGGCTGGAGCGGACCAGTCCCGCCAGCTCGTTGAGTTCGGGATAGCGGAAGTCGGGCAGGGGATCGCGCAGGTTGCCGGTCTCAAGGCCGTGGGCCCATTCGCCCAGCCGCGCCACCGGTTTGGCGACCCGGCGCATGACCAGCCAGATCACCGCGGCCAGCGCCAGCGCGGAGCCGATGCTGATGATCAACAGTGCGTTGAGATTGTTGTGGATGGTGTCTTCCACCAGATCCGAGACCTGCTTGCGGGAAATCGCGTGGCTGATAAACAGGTCGCCTCCGTCCGACTGGAAACGCATGGCGAAATAGAGCCGGCCACGATGACCGTCCTGGCCCTCGGTATGCTGTTTGGCCAGGGTGGCGGGCCCATGGGGCGGCTGGGGTAGCGCACGGCGTACCGCTTCCGGTTGTTCCTGCCAGGACGAGGTCACCGTAAACGGGCCCACGTCCGGCTGGACCGTGCCGCCGGCCCGCTGGTCTTCGTAGCGTTCTACCGCGCGCTCCAGGGC from Marinobacter bohaiensis encodes:
- the mutM gene encoding bifunctional DNA-formamidopyrimidine glycosylase/DNA-(apurinic or apyrimidinic site) lyase, coding for MPELPEVETTRRGIAPFLEQRTIRSVQVHEPRLRWPIPDDLAQRLTGQLAREVDRRAKYLLVRFDSGTLMIHLGMSGSLRIVTDGSPRLTHDHVELDLGDNHRLLYNDPRRFGAWLWSDDPDAHPLISHLGPEPLDPVAFTGHQLYRQSRGRSTAIKTFIMDSRIVVGVGNIYANEALYMAGIHPKRPAGKVGKARMMRLVEAIREILTAAILMGGTTLRDFINSDGKPGYFAQSLNVYGRGGEPCRHCDTPLKEIRLGQRSTVYCPRCQR
- a CDS encoding DesA family fatty acid desaturase — encoded protein: MWYNGLLDLSAWQLVLVVLAMTHVTIVSVTLYLHRHSAHNSLDLHPVLSHFFRFWLWLTTAQNTKEWTAIHRKHHATCETEEDPHSPVVKGLKKVLSEGAELYRDAATPETLERYGQRTPEDWVERNVYSRHRMSGIALMAVLNLALFGVNGIWIWAVQMMWIPFWAAGVINGIGHYFGYRNFECADNARNISPWGLIVGGEELHNNHHTYPNSAKLSRRWYEVDIGWGYIRLFQFFKLAKPKGYRPIAHRVPGKLDMDVETVQAIANNRFDIMRQYRKRVLEPVLRQQKTVMEEDIKPLYRRARKLLSREVTLIQPRDQKQLDSLLERNAVLRQIYDKSHELQALWRRRGVKPQDKLHALAQWCREAEESGIRYLEDFAAHLKSYALRPA
- the rsmD gene encoding 16S rRNA (guanine(966)-N(2))-methyltransferase RsmD; its protein translation is MPRKTSQKSGSARRGGRPAPVETGELRIIGGEWRSRRLTFPAMGGVRPTPSRVRETLFNWLMPVVPGARCLDLFAGSGVLGLEALSRGAADVTFVDHTRALTDALRNNLGVLKSRSGQVACEDVAAFLARAPEAPMDILMMDAPFRQDWLSRLLPLIDENGWVGPGSWIYLEHEKELAGVGVPAHWSLHREKTAGQVCCRLYRIE
- the ftsY gene encoding signal recognition particle-docking protein FtsY, producing MMAEWIMTGLLALLVLVFVAELVGKRRNLPRPKAVPQRKPEAQPGAEPVEAEPSQDAKAPVETKEPPVAESPAAAEPEPDVETRPEAAPEPVEEPEPETQASVFQRIRQGLGKTRANLGSGLADLFSAGKSVDEDLLEEIETTLLTADVGITATTEIIDSLTEKLERKQLKDGDAVRKALKDELRGLLADSTQPLTIDGSKKPYVILVVGVNGVGKTTTIGKMARKFKAEGKSVMLAAGDTFRAAAVEQLQVWGERNDVPVVAQHTGADSASVIFDAVQSAQSRGTDVVIADTAGRLQNKDNLMSELEKVVRVMKKLDVETPHEVMLVLDAGTGQNALSQAQVFQQAVGVTGVTLTKLDGTAKGGIIFAVARQLKLPIRYIGVGEQAEDLRPFEAEAFVEALFDE
- the ftsE gene encoding cell division ATP-binding protein FtsE, with amino-acid sequence MIQFEKVSKRYEGGHTALQGVSFEMARGELAFLTGHSGAGKSTLLKLITLMERPSAGHVIVGGQRLNELPRRQVPFVRRHIGVVFQNHQLLFDRSVFDNVAMPLEVTGVPHREIGRRVRAALDKVGLLNKEKMNPIQLSGGEQQRVGIARAVVNKPPLLLADEPTGNLDPELSADIMHLFEQFSQVGVTVLIASHDIALIRHMGRRVLTLRQGELNVGDRMPSEEVLYGV
- the ftsX gene encoding permease-like cell division protein FtsX — encoded protein: MASERRNRGAAASRSPWRELLESYVLHHRKTARDSAQRLVQSPVASAMTWLVMGIALALPVGLLLLLSSLQGVSAGWESTARVTVYLEQSATLEDLDRLRVRVASRADVTDVSEITRDDALAEFRASSGLADALDYLDENPLPHTLLLTPSEGIRNEAGMEQLMAALQKLDNVARVQVDLGWLQRLNTLTDLLGRGVWALGLLLAAAVILVIGNTIRLAIENRRDEILVAKLVGGTDAFVRRPFLYTGIWYGLGGGIIAFILLQLTLWWLSGPVQRLASLYRSEFELSGLSWDGTLTLLVVSVLLGWLGAWLAVKRHLDAIEPSQIEASR